The following are encoded together in the Osmia lignaria lignaria isolate PbOS001 chromosome 13, iyOsmLign1, whole genome shotgun sequence genome:
- the Dbct gene encoding dihydrolipoamide branched chain transacylase E2 isoform X4, which translates to MGRNVRDQKCRFFSVSCFRCGTVVPFRLTDIGEGIRDVTIKGWYVKPGDRVSQFDNICEVQSDKASVTITSRYDGLVKALHYKVDDVALIGNALLDIELDGDNDGGTIIENKENVKDEEEKQIGLEKVLTTPAVRRIAMENDIKLKDVVSTGKNGRVLKEDILAHLEKISVGSEKKRAEEKPIAEKVMPIKGYTKHMWKTMTQSLSIPDFMYSDECNVNKLMNYRNEAKDFLKQQGISLSLMPFFIKAASKALEKIPQLNAWVDEENETLRVLDSHNIGIAMDTPEGLIVPNIKNVENLSIVEIAKELNRLQQLGRNASIPLKDLSQATFTLSNIGVIGGTYTVPIILSPQIVIGGLGKVRTLPRFDDKGNVVAANIITISWVADHRVVDGVTIAKYSNWWKHYVENPTFLLIGA; encoded by the exons ATG GGTAGGAATGTACGCGATCAAAAATGTCGATTCTTCTCTGTAAGCTGCTTTCGATGCGGAACCGTCGTCCCCTTCAGACTAACGGATATCGGAGAAGGAATTCGAGACGTCACGATAAAAGGATG GTACGTGAAACCAGGCGACCGGGTGTCTCAATTCGATAACATTTGCGAGGTCCAAAGCGACAAAGCATCTGTGACGATTACTAGCCGTTACGACGGATTAGTTAAAGCCTTGCACTACAAGGTGGACGATGTAGCTCTGATAGGGAACGCGCTACTGGACATCGAACTAGATGGTGACAATGATGGAGGTACGATAATCGAGAACAAAGAGAACGTCAAAGATGAGGAGGAAAAACAAATTGGGTTAGAAAAAGTGCTGACCACCCCGGCAGTCAGAAGGATAGCCATGGAGAACGATATTAAGTTAAAGGACGTCGTTTCCACCGGCAAAAATGGAAGAGTGCTTAAGGAGGATATATTGGCTCACTTGGAAAAAATTTCTGTTGGTTCCGAGAAAAAAAGGGCGGAGGAAAAACCAATAGCCGAGAAGGTGATGCCGATAAAAGGCTACACCAAGCATATGTGGAAAACGATGACGCAATCTCTG AGTATACCAGACTTTATGTACAGCGACGAGTGCAATGTTAATAAATTGATGAATTACCGTAACGAAGCGAAGGATTTCCTGAAACAGCAGGGTATCTCTTTAAGCTTGATGCCGTTCTTCATCAAAGCAGCCTCGAAAGCGTTGGAAAAGATACCGCAACTGAACGCATGGGTCGACGAGGAAAATGAAACCCTACGAGTTTTGGATAGTCATAATATTGGCATTGCTATGGATACACCCGAGGGTTTAATAGTACcgaatataaaaaatgttgaaaacctGAGCATCGTGGAAATCGCAAAAGAGCTGAATAGACTTCAACAACTTGGCAGGAATGCTTCGATACCGTTGAAAGATTTGTCGCAGGCAACGTTCACCTTGTCGAACATTGGCGTT ATTGGTGGTACGTACACGGTGCCAATAATACTATCTCCACAAATTGTAATTGGTGGATTGGGTAAAGTACGAACATTACCTCGATTCGACGATAAAGGGAACGTGGTAGCTGCGAATATAATAACGATTAGTTGGGTCGCCGATCATCGAGTTGTAGATGGCGTCACTATAGCGAAGTATTCAAATTGGTGGAAGCACTATGTCGAAAATCCCACATTCCTGTTAATAGGCGCATAA
- the Dbct gene encoding dihydrolipoamide branched chain transacylase E2 isoform X2, which yields MSLTWRFIALTYLGRNVRDQKCRFFSVSCFRCGTVVPFRLTDIGEGIRDVTIKGWYVKPGDRVSQFDNICEVQSDKASVTITSRYDGLVKALHYKVDDVALIGNALLDIELDGDNDGGTIIENKENVKDEEEKQIGLEKVLTTPAVRRIAMENDIKLKDVVSTGKNGRVLKEDILAHLEKISVGSEKKRAEEKPIAEKVMPIKGYTKHMWKTMTQSLSIPDFMYSDECNVNKLMNYRNEAKDFLKQQGISLSLMPFFIKAASKALEKIPQLNAWVDEENETLRVLDSHNIGIAMDTPEGLIVPNIKNVENLSIVEIAKELNRLQQLGRNASIPLKDLSQATFTLSNIGVIGGTYTVPIILSPQIVIGGLGKVRTLPRFDDKGNVVAANIITISWVADHRVVDGVTIAKYSNWWKHYVENPTFLLIGA from the exons ATGTCTCTAACGTGGCGATTCATAGCCCTGACCTATCTG GGTAGGAATGTACGCGATCAAAAATGTCGATTCTTCTCTGTAAGCTGCTTTCGATGCGGAACCGTCGTCCCCTTCAGACTAACGGATATCGGAGAAGGAATTCGAGACGTCACGATAAAAGGATG GTACGTGAAACCAGGCGACCGGGTGTCTCAATTCGATAACATTTGCGAGGTCCAAAGCGACAAAGCATCTGTGACGATTACTAGCCGTTACGACGGATTAGTTAAAGCCTTGCACTACAAGGTGGACGATGTAGCTCTGATAGGGAACGCGCTACTGGACATCGAACTAGATGGTGACAATGATGGAGGTACGATAATCGAGAACAAAGAGAACGTCAAAGATGAGGAGGAAAAACAAATTGGGTTAGAAAAAGTGCTGACCACCCCGGCAGTCAGAAGGATAGCCATGGAGAACGATATTAAGTTAAAGGACGTCGTTTCCACCGGCAAAAATGGAAGAGTGCTTAAGGAGGATATATTGGCTCACTTGGAAAAAATTTCTGTTGGTTCCGAGAAAAAAAGGGCGGAGGAAAAACCAATAGCCGAGAAGGTGATGCCGATAAAAGGCTACACCAAGCATATGTGGAAAACGATGACGCAATCTCTG AGTATACCAGACTTTATGTACAGCGACGAGTGCAATGTTAATAAATTGATGAATTACCGTAACGAAGCGAAGGATTTCCTGAAACAGCAGGGTATCTCTTTAAGCTTGATGCCGTTCTTCATCAAAGCAGCCTCGAAAGCGTTGGAAAAGATACCGCAACTGAACGCATGGGTCGACGAGGAAAATGAAACCCTACGAGTTTTGGATAGTCATAATATTGGCATTGCTATGGATACACCCGAGGGTTTAATAGTACcgaatataaaaaatgttgaaaacctGAGCATCGTGGAAATCGCAAAAGAGCTGAATAGACTTCAACAACTTGGCAGGAATGCTTCGATACCGTTGAAAGATTTGTCGCAGGCAACGTTCACCTTGTCGAACATTGGCGTT ATTGGTGGTACGTACACGGTGCCAATAATACTATCTCCACAAATTGTAATTGGTGGATTGGGTAAAGTACGAACATTACCTCGATTCGACGATAAAGGGAACGTGGTAGCTGCGAATATAATAACGATTAGTTGGGTCGCCGATCATCGAGTTGTAGATGGCGTCACTATAGCGAAGTATTCAAATTGGTGGAAGCACTATGTCGAAAATCCCACATTCCTGTTAATAGGCGCATAA
- the Dbct gene encoding dihydrolipoamide branched chain transacylase E2 isoform X1 — protein MAADVLRESNTLPNDFSIIGRNVRDQKCRFFSVSCFRCGTVVPFRLTDIGEGIRDVTIKGWYVKPGDRVSQFDNICEVQSDKASVTITSRYDGLVKALHYKVDDVALIGNALLDIELDGDNDGGTIIENKENVKDEEEKQIGLEKVLTTPAVRRIAMENDIKLKDVVSTGKNGRVLKEDILAHLEKISVGSEKKRAEEKPIAEKVMPIKGYTKHMWKTMTQSLSIPDFMYSDECNVNKLMNYRNEAKDFLKQQGISLSLMPFFIKAASKALEKIPQLNAWVDEENETLRVLDSHNIGIAMDTPEGLIVPNIKNVENLSIVEIAKELNRLQQLGRNASIPLKDLSQATFTLSNIGVIGGTYTVPIILSPQIVIGGLGKVRTLPRFDDKGNVVAANIITISWVADHRVVDGVTIAKYSNWWKHYVENPTFLLIGA, from the exons ATGGCTGCCGATGTACTACGTGAATCGAATACGCTACCCAACGATTTTTCtataatt GGTAGGAATGTACGCGATCAAAAATGTCGATTCTTCTCTGTAAGCTGCTTTCGATGCGGAACCGTCGTCCCCTTCAGACTAACGGATATCGGAGAAGGAATTCGAGACGTCACGATAAAAGGATG GTACGTGAAACCAGGCGACCGGGTGTCTCAATTCGATAACATTTGCGAGGTCCAAAGCGACAAAGCATCTGTGACGATTACTAGCCGTTACGACGGATTAGTTAAAGCCTTGCACTACAAGGTGGACGATGTAGCTCTGATAGGGAACGCGCTACTGGACATCGAACTAGATGGTGACAATGATGGAGGTACGATAATCGAGAACAAAGAGAACGTCAAAGATGAGGAGGAAAAACAAATTGGGTTAGAAAAAGTGCTGACCACCCCGGCAGTCAGAAGGATAGCCATGGAGAACGATATTAAGTTAAAGGACGTCGTTTCCACCGGCAAAAATGGAAGAGTGCTTAAGGAGGATATATTGGCTCACTTGGAAAAAATTTCTGTTGGTTCCGAGAAAAAAAGGGCGGAGGAAAAACCAATAGCCGAGAAGGTGATGCCGATAAAAGGCTACACCAAGCATATGTGGAAAACGATGACGCAATCTCTG AGTATACCAGACTTTATGTACAGCGACGAGTGCAATGTTAATAAATTGATGAATTACCGTAACGAAGCGAAGGATTTCCTGAAACAGCAGGGTATCTCTTTAAGCTTGATGCCGTTCTTCATCAAAGCAGCCTCGAAAGCGTTGGAAAAGATACCGCAACTGAACGCATGGGTCGACGAGGAAAATGAAACCCTACGAGTTTTGGATAGTCATAATATTGGCATTGCTATGGATACACCCGAGGGTTTAATAGTACcgaatataaaaaatgttgaaaacctGAGCATCGTGGAAATCGCAAAAGAGCTGAATAGACTTCAACAACTTGGCAGGAATGCTTCGATACCGTTGAAAGATTTGTCGCAGGCAACGTTCACCTTGTCGAACATTGGCGTT ATTGGTGGTACGTACACGGTGCCAATAATACTATCTCCACAAATTGTAATTGGTGGATTGGGTAAAGTACGAACATTACCTCGATTCGACGATAAAGGGAACGTGGTAGCTGCGAATATAATAACGATTAGTTGGGTCGCCGATCATCGAGTTGTAGATGGCGTCACTATAGCGAAGTATTCAAATTGGTGGAAGCACTATGTCGAAAATCCCACATTCCTGTTAATAGGCGCATAA
- the Dbct gene encoding dihydrolipoamide branched chain transacylase E2 isoform X3 translates to MTGRNVRDQKCRFFSVSCFRCGTVVPFRLTDIGEGIRDVTIKGWYVKPGDRVSQFDNICEVQSDKASVTITSRYDGLVKALHYKVDDVALIGNALLDIELDGDNDGGTIIENKENVKDEEEKQIGLEKVLTTPAVRRIAMENDIKLKDVVSTGKNGRVLKEDILAHLEKISVGSEKKRAEEKPIAEKVMPIKGYTKHMWKTMTQSLSIPDFMYSDECNVNKLMNYRNEAKDFLKQQGISLSLMPFFIKAASKALEKIPQLNAWVDEENETLRVLDSHNIGIAMDTPEGLIVPNIKNVENLSIVEIAKELNRLQQLGRNASIPLKDLSQATFTLSNIGVIGGTYTVPIILSPQIVIGGLGKVRTLPRFDDKGNVVAANIITISWVADHRVVDGVTIAKYSNWWKHYVENPTFLLIGA, encoded by the exons GGTAGGAATGTACGCGATCAAAAATGTCGATTCTTCTCTGTAAGCTGCTTTCGATGCGGAACCGTCGTCCCCTTCAGACTAACGGATATCGGAGAAGGAATTCGAGACGTCACGATAAAAGGATG GTACGTGAAACCAGGCGACCGGGTGTCTCAATTCGATAACATTTGCGAGGTCCAAAGCGACAAAGCATCTGTGACGATTACTAGCCGTTACGACGGATTAGTTAAAGCCTTGCACTACAAGGTGGACGATGTAGCTCTGATAGGGAACGCGCTACTGGACATCGAACTAGATGGTGACAATGATGGAGGTACGATAATCGAGAACAAAGAGAACGTCAAAGATGAGGAGGAAAAACAAATTGGGTTAGAAAAAGTGCTGACCACCCCGGCAGTCAGAAGGATAGCCATGGAGAACGATATTAAGTTAAAGGACGTCGTTTCCACCGGCAAAAATGGAAGAGTGCTTAAGGAGGATATATTGGCTCACTTGGAAAAAATTTCTGTTGGTTCCGAGAAAAAAAGGGCGGAGGAAAAACCAATAGCCGAGAAGGTGATGCCGATAAAAGGCTACACCAAGCATATGTGGAAAACGATGACGCAATCTCTG AGTATACCAGACTTTATGTACAGCGACGAGTGCAATGTTAATAAATTGATGAATTACCGTAACGAAGCGAAGGATTTCCTGAAACAGCAGGGTATCTCTTTAAGCTTGATGCCGTTCTTCATCAAAGCAGCCTCGAAAGCGTTGGAAAAGATACCGCAACTGAACGCATGGGTCGACGAGGAAAATGAAACCCTACGAGTTTTGGATAGTCATAATATTGGCATTGCTATGGATACACCCGAGGGTTTAATAGTACcgaatataaaaaatgttgaaaacctGAGCATCGTGGAAATCGCAAAAGAGCTGAATAGACTTCAACAACTTGGCAGGAATGCTTCGATACCGTTGAAAGATTTGTCGCAGGCAACGTTCACCTTGTCGAACATTGGCGTT ATTGGTGGTACGTACACGGTGCCAATAATACTATCTCCACAAATTGTAATTGGTGGATTGGGTAAAGTACGAACATTACCTCGATTCGACGATAAAGGGAACGTGGTAGCTGCGAATATAATAACGATTAGTTGGGTCGCCGATCATCGAGTTGTAGATGGCGTCACTATAGCGAAGTATTCAAATTGGTGGAAGCACTATGTCGAAAATCCCACATTCCTGTTAATAGGCGCATAA